In Zingiber officinale cultivar Zhangliang chromosome 1A, Zo_v1.1, whole genome shotgun sequence, a genomic segment contains:
- the LOC122033668 gene encoding putative E3 ubiquitin-protein ligase RF298, with protein sequence MATVVAGGGSYLNSTIETGNRNKRKFRAEPPQADPSTLRSAPQSEFPNHDLFSAERSGELAYHHHHAGICEMCRTHSVAQQAGLELDGFQDIDWSCITESQLEEILLTNLDTVFETAIKMIISHGYTEEVATNAVLKSGFCYGYKDTVSTIVENALAFLKSGQELDSSPTGNASKHLRHLEKLVLADMIRVLKDVRPFFSTGDAMWCLLMCDANILDACAMDDNSSDVVENDSSASKSQSESGSIFRNTTSIAPEIKDQRHKKLLDILPSPRNIQQSETSKVAVIPSLELGKSSSSNENGMISTPEELKESMISLSNHIEESLVSQSSQDEKSVSSIKVHVNSSKKEFLVRQNSIHFEKSYHALGSKAVIRACKQSGLGNLIFDRKHNPISGSASINLTSSLNIAEVPRVENSLSDAKLNLSIAHGHSPSPTCSDKEATSQSLKPTTNTELTLSLPSGSSNSLSITPECNSDTPKYSSRAVSHSCMTCSNCVPEDKKDEMLLLLVPLMHELQAQLQDWTDWAQQKVMQAARRLSKDKAELQSLRREKEEVARLQKERHALVDNTKKKLAEMELAISKASVQVERANAAAHRLEYENTQLRLGMEAAKMRAAESAANCQEASRREIKTLKMFQTCEKQQLLFQEELATEKHQLFQLQQQLEQTEDLRDQSLARLKQEEKLKNEALAVAQAERKEREQIETSTKSVENALRLEAENDLRRCKNEICRLEQQIAQLQLVKDSSNIAHLQWGADKSYASRLSHGQKNIKTYMLSTIIDLQESETDELQREWECVMCLSEERSVVFLPCAHQVLCVKCNELHEKEGVKDCPSCRTPIHRRVLIRPLA encoded by the exons ATGGCCACTGTGGTTGCTGGTGGTGGTAGTTATCTCAACTCGACAATAGAAACAGGGAACAGGAACAAGAGAAAGTTCCGAGCAGAACCACCCCAAGCAGACCCGAGCACACTTAGGAGTGCACCGCAGTCAGAGTTTCCCAATCACGATTTGTTTTCTGCGGAGAGATCCGGTGAGCTAGCCTATCACCATCATCACGCAGGTATCTGTGAAATGTGTAGGACTCATTCGGTTGCTCAGCAAGCGGGGCTGGAGTTGGATGGATTCCAGGACATTGATTGGAGTTGCATCACAGAATCCCAGCTTGAGGAGATCTTGTTGACTAATTTGGATACTGTCTTTGAGACTGCAATCAAGATGATTATCTCTCATGGGTATACTGAGGAAGTTGCAACTAATGCTGTGTTGAAGTCAGGGTTTTGCTATGGGTATAAAGATACTGTATCTACTATTGTGGAAAATGCGTTGGCATTTTTAAAGAGTGGCCAAGAGCTGGATTCTTCTCCTACAGGGAATGCTTCAAAACATCTAAGACATTTAGAGAAGCTTGTATTGGCTGATATGATTCGTGTGCTTAAGGATGTACGACCATTCTTTAGTACAGGTGATGCAATGTGGTGCTTGCTGATGTGTGATGCAAATATATTGGATGCTTGTGCGATGGATGACAATTCATCAGATGTTGTTGAAAATGACTCGAGTGCTTCTAAATCTCAGTCAGAATCAGGgtcaatatttagaaatactacaTCCATAGCTCCTGAAATAAAAGATCAAAGACATAAGAAGTTACTTGATATCTTACCTTCTCCCAGAAACATTCAGCAATCAGAAACTTCAAAAGTGGCAGTGATTCCAAGTCTTGAATTGGGAAAATCCTCTTCCTCAAATGAGAATGGCATGATTTCAACACCTGAAGAACTGAAGGAAAGCATGATTTCTTTATCTAATCATATTGAAGAATCTTTAGTTTCTCAATCTTCCCAAGATGAAAAGTCAGTTAGCAGTATAAAGGTTCATGTGAATAGTTCCAAAAAAGAATTTCTTGTGCGAcaaaattcaattcattttgagaAAAGCTATCATGCATTGGGATCTAAAGCAGTTATCAGAGCATGCAAACAAAGTGGATTAGGAAACTTAATCTTTGATAGAAAACACAATCCAATTTCTGGTTCTGCCAGCATAAATTTGACGAGCTCATTAAACATTGCAGAAGTGCCAAGAGTAGAAAATTCTTTGTCAGATGCTAAACTTAATCTTTCCATTGCTCATGGACACTCTCCTAGTCCAACATGCAGTGACAAAGAAGCTACAAGTCAATCACTAAAACCTACTACTAACACTGAACTTACATTGTCACTACCGTCTGGGAGTAGTAACAGTCTTAGTATTACACCAGAATGTAATTCTGACACTCCAAAATACAGCAGTAGGGCTGTAAGCCATTCATGTATGACATGCAGCAATTGTGTTCCGGAGGACAAAAAGGACGAGATGTTGCTCCTATTGGTTCCCCTAATGCATGAACTCCAGGCACAGTTGCAGGACTGGACTGATTGGGCCCAGCAAAAGGTGATGCAGGCGGCGCGAAGGCTTAGCAAGGATAAAGCTGAACTCCAATCCTTGAGACGGGAAAAAGAAGAGGTGGCACGGCTACAAAAAGAGAGGCATGCTTTAGTGGACAATACCAAGAAGAAGCTTGCTGAGATGGAACTTGCAATATCCAAAGCAAGTGTGCAGGTTGAAAGGGCTAATGCTGCTGCCCATAGGCTTGAATATGAAAACACTCAGCTAAGGTTGGGAATGGAAGCTGCAAAAATGCGTGCTGCAGAATCAGCAGCAAATTGtcaagaagcttcaagaagggAGATTAAAACACTCAAAATGTTCCAGACATGTGAGAAACAGCAGCTTTTGTTTCAAGAGGAGCTCGCAACTGAAAAACATCAGCTGTTTCAGCTGCAGCAGCAACTTGAACAGACTGAGGATCTTCGGGATCAATCGTTG GCAAGGTTGAAACAAGAAGAGAAATTAAAAAACGAGGCACTTGCAGTGGCTCAAGCTGAAAGGAAAGAAAGGGAGCAAATAGAGACTTCAACAAAGTCAGTGGAAAATGCATTAAGATTAGAAGCTGAAAACGACCTGCGTAGGTGTAAAAATGAAATCTGCAGGCTTGAACAGCAGATTGCACAATTGCAGCTTGTCAAAGACTCTTCAAACATTGCTCATCTACAGTGGGGAGCAGACAAAAGCTATGCCTCCCGTCTCTCCCATGGTCAGAAAAACATCAAGACCTACATGTTGTCTACAATTATCGACTTGCAGGAATCAGAAACAGATGAGCTCCAGCGTGAATGGGAATGTGTGATGTGCCTATCGGAGGAGAGGTCCGTTGTTTTCCTTCCCTGTGCTCACCAAGTTTTGTGTGTAAAATGCAATGAACTTCACGAGAAGGAAGGCGTGAAGGATTGTCCTTCATGCAGGACCCCAATTCACCGCAGAGTATTGATTCGCCCCTTGGCCTGA